The Epinephelus lanceolatus isolate andai-2023 chromosome 10, ASM4190304v1, whole genome shotgun sequence genomic sequence cgtcACTTTACGACCATTTAAAGTGCTCGTTTTTGCCACTgaaggctcagattattattccaATCATTTGACaatattatggaaaggatcaCTACAGAAAGAGGCCATTTTGTTAatgagtaagatcctttttgtttattgAGAAACAGCCCCCAAATcgctatcgccaaacccaccaggctccatttaaataaacagtaatttaatcaTTGTTAAACACGCTTTATTTTAAGtcgacagacacaaaacaaaactcctaaaaaacattttggttcaTCTTAACACtgctccaacaatcaccaactctggtttggttgaaataaacccttgaTTCACCCAgacagatgtgaaaatatgctgtctCTATACATGCTTAAATTACTggttatttaaatggagtctggtgggctTAGCGATAGTGATTTTAGGGCAGtttcttgttaaacaaaaaggtctatttcTGTAGTGATCCCttccataatgctgtcagatACTTTTAATAACAATATGAgcctatcagtggcaaaaataagcaCCTTCAGTGGACGTAAAATGTGGATGCAtaaatgccccaagtggttcCCTTGCCGCCTCTTtcacagctgcctgctgcagctctacactcaatactggactagtttcaaaaattgttgttcgcATTAGTTGCTTAGAAGCGGGGAAAAACACAGAGGCTACCCTTTAAAGATATGCTGAAGAAACTCACTGAAACTTTGATAATGTGCTTtaattgtatttctttttttttatcatttctatGTCATATCACAAGACAATGTTAGATTTAACTGGTTTCATATATCCTCACTCGTTTTTCATAATGATTTTTTACCTGGTAGATTTACTGCATGAGCAGCATACAGGTAGACTTTTCCCTTTAAAGGAGTATGAAACTCTCTTGGAAATATGGCAGTGCAGCCTGTTTGGCCTTGGATAGTGTTTACCATGGTCTAGTATTCTGGGATAAGCTACACATATATACAAAGCTATAAAATCCCAAACTCCCTCCAATGTTGAGAGTTGTACTTCTTGTCCTTCTCAAGGTCAAAAGTGTCGTGTTTTTGCTCTTTTAAATTTGCTGTGTTTAAGCACCTTTTGTAACCACAGTAACAACTGGCTGTTTAACTTAaaggagttaaaaaaaaacacacatacacaaatgcaTCAAAGCTGAGTTTTCACAATGATGGAAACAATAGCGCCAACCTGCCATTTGTATATATTCCCAGCCCCATATGCAGTAATGGCAGAGTGGTCTAGACTCCCGTCTCTGGGTGCACACACAGGATCATATCAGTCTCCATAAAGAAATAATGCCAGGGAACAAATACAGTGTGCAGACAGCCCACTCCCTTTTAACAGTCCAATCCATCTGCAGGAAATTGATCCAGTGCTCAATTTCAAATGCTAAAAATGATTTATGATTTACCTGCTGAAAAGATGAAATATGCCATGAGTGATTTTGAGGAATTTCTTGGAGGAGAGCCATTTTGGCATCAGCGAATTAATGTACAAGTTTAACATGTTCGGGCCAGTTATACTCAGGTACTGAACTCCTTCATGACccatttacaaaaatataatgAGGGAAGTCTTATTACGCTGTCCACTCAATATCTCTCAGTGGCCTCGCATCatttaacagaaaataaatatgacgcgagataaaaataaattaatatttggTGTCCAATTTGTTTTCAGTCAAAACATGAAATGAGTCTTAATAAACTGTAGTAAgtctaaaaacacacacttattATCTTTCTGTCGGTTATTCTgtgccacacacagacactgagcCCTCAAGGCTTCATTTGTGTATACGTATATGCCGTGCTTGTTATGGCTGGCGAGACTAAATTAGCCACTCTTCTCATTTCCTCAATCCTTTCCTCGCGTCTTCGTCCCTCCCACCCAAGATGTGAGCAGAGGCGGCAAAGAAGACACGCAAGGAGAGAGGAGTCAAGGCAACAGGTGTGTGTCACACCTCTTTTATATGTCATGGGTTTGGTGCTGATAAGACTTGTGCAAACTCTTGCACAAGTGCATCCTTGCTCATTGCTCCTCTGGCAAGCTTTCTCTCTCCTTGAGATGCATTTTAGGAATTTTTACATCTTTAAAAATGGTGCACTGAGATCAATTTCCAGATCAAAGGCAGGAGAACGGAGGAGACGAGGAGGCACAATATAGTGCAAAGAGAAGAGCCCTACATCTGCTCGTTTCAGATTTACCTCAAAGCAGACTTCACATTTGGTACTCTCTGAGTAATAacctttgttttggtttgtttgttatttcaaAGAATCTTTGTGTGTAAGGAGTGCAACATGCAAGATGGAAATTTAGCGTCAATATTATCTTAAGCCACCTAAGCCCTTTCTGAATCAGGAAACCCTTTGTGATTGTACTTTTAATTTACTAAAGCATATTTCAGTGGAATTGTAGCAATATTAGGTCCCAGAAGAGTACGCTAGAATGTACCACCAGCAGTATAAAGTACATTGAGCCTGAGGGTCATTCTTTGAAATGTAAAACAAGAAGTTATTCATAAACAGCAAAGAGTGATACCTGTACATTGAGAGGCACAAAGGAGACAAGGCTGTAATCTTGTATGACCTCCGCCAACTTCTCATTTAGATGACGGAATTTTTTAAAGAAGGGGTCTGCAGCCAGGTGGTCGAGAAGATAGGTCAGGTCCATGACCTCTGTGTAGAAGTCAAGGTTGAAGGCTGTACAAGAATCAAGGCAgaaaaaatgttacaattaatACTACAATCAAAATGCGCACATAACTCAGTTTCTGAATAAGTTATACAGTTACTGGTGTATTCCTCAGAAATCTAAGTAAGAAGCATCAGTCCTCATCtgtaatattttctgtgtgttaACATTAATTTTGTTAGAGCCAACAACACTTAACATACCCAGTTTGCCGTACTGTTCAATCAAGTCCATCTTGGAGAGGATGTTGACATGTGGAAGCTCTACATGCAGCATGGTGGACAGCGAGGTACACAGCACAGAGATGAACTTGGCTGGGTCGGCGCAGTAGTGTGAGTCCACCAGGTGCACTGCTGTGAGCTTAAAGAAGCGATAAAGTGTGGGAGAACGATAGTCATAAGATTTATAATCTGCATTATGTTAATACTGTATGTACCTGATGAGTGAATAACTAAAGCATAGGTTTAGGGCTCAGGGAACATCATTCCCATCCCAGTATGTTTAAGAAGCTCACCCTAAAATTCCACTTGCTCAGCTGTGAGAATATATTCTTCACTGAACTCTGGTGGGTATAGAGCTCCACCTGCCCAGGACAGTCAAACAAGAAGTAACAGTCACTGTGCTGTTTCAGCTTGTTCTCTAACCAGTCTAGATTTGCCTCAACATACTCCATACAGTAGAGCAGCCCACCGTTGGGGCCAAGCTTCAAACCCTCCATGACATCGTCCAGGGTGACCAGCTCTGAGATATCTATTGCACAGGTATACGGTAGCCCTTCATTGGCGGGGTCCATGTTCACCACAACAACCTTGCGTCCCAG encodes the following:
- the gpn2 gene encoding GPN-loop GTPase 2, giving the protein MSTQTGVPPSLRFGQVVIGPPGSGKTTYCQGMQEFLTNLGRKVVVVNMDPANEGLPYTCAIDISELVTLDDVMEGLKLGPNGGLLYCMEYVEANLDWLENKLKQHSDCYFLFDCPGQVELYTHQSSVKNIFSQLSKWNFRLTAVHLVDSHYCADPAKFISVLCTSLSTMLHVELPHVNILSKMDLIEQYGKLAFNLDFYTEVMDLTYLLDHLAADPFFKKFRHLNEKLAEVIQDYSLVSFVPLNVQDRESMIQVLRAVDKANGYCFGDLEERNLQAMMSAAVGADFQFDSTLGVQERYLGTSGKTVEEEMMDL